In Helianthus annuus cultivar XRQ/B chromosome 3, HanXRQr2.0-SUNRISE, whole genome shotgun sequence, a single window of DNA contains:
- the LOC110928993 gene encoding pentatricopeptide repeat-containing protein At4g33170 codes for MQRHCKFRRSSFHRPSYNTLRGSNSSDLTPQNTQNPYSTITTSSSSNSPWFPFIRIAIARTDFLFGKSVHARIIKHGHNASDRFLTNNLINMYSKCGAINLARQLFDVMPQRDLVTWNSILAAYASCGDSDLENVEEGFHLFRLLLRANDVSLTKMTFAPVLKLCLMSSYVWASECVHGCSVKVGLESEVFVSGALVNIYIKFGKAKEARLMFDHMAECDRDVVLWNVMLKAYVKMGFQEEAFRFLSEFHRSEVVCPDIGTLQCVLNGFPENNDTNRKYKEQVQAYAVKLSWTDDEISKAVSWNKIMSQHYQFGDYRSAIKCFLDMNKSNVKQDDVTFIVCLATIVPLGDLRLGEQIHAMTVKSGFETNVNVSNSLINMYSKMGCLASSSGVFFKMDETDVVSWNSMINSYVQSGLMEESFNLYMDMLHKGLKPDHFTLASVLRSCSSLSRGLHLYLTEQIHTQAMKNGLDGDTFVSTTLVDSYSRNGKTEQAESLFRDKDGFDLGSWNAMMFGYINSGDVRKAWELFTLMHKNGEKADEITLATMAKACAFLVSLKLGKQIHGYAFKLGVDQDLYLSSSLLDMYIKCGDMEDAHILFDEIASPDEVSWTSMISGCVENGDENRALVVYHKMTRSGVFPDEFTFATLIKACSYSTALEQGRQIHANAIKSNCGVDAYVSTSLIDFYAKCGNIEESYRLFKRTRVDNIVIWNAMLVGLAQYGHGKEALDLFNDLKSNPDLSPDRVTFIGVLSACSHSGLVSDAYKFFDSMVKDYGIKPEIEHYSCLVDALGRGGRVKEAENLITTMPFEASSSMYRALLGACRVQGDMETGKRVATKLLELDPFDSSAYVLLSNIYAASNQWSKVADARKTMTSKNVKKDPGFSWINVKSKDHVFVVDDRSHPQSEKIYNKIEDMMKLIKEDGYVPDTDYVLLDVEEEEKVRSLYYHSEKLAIAFGLLSTPSFTTLRVIKNLRVCGDCHNAIKHISKVCEREIVLRDANRFHRFSNGVCSCGDYW; via the coding sequence ATGCAACGACACTGTAAATTCCGGCGATCTTCCTTCCACCGGCCGTCTTACAACACTCTTCGGGGATCAAATTCATCCGATCTTACTCCTCAAAATACCCAAAATCCTTACAGCACAATCACCACATCTTCCTCTTCAAATTCACCATGGTTCCCCTTCATTCGCATCGCCATTGCCCGAACCGACTTCCTGTTCGGAAAATCGGTTCACGCTCGCATCATAAAACACGGACACAACGCATCCGACCGCTTCCTGACcaacaatctcatcaacatgtaCTCGAAATGCGGCGCCATTAATCTCGCCCGCCAGCTGTTCGATGTAATGCCTCAACGAGACCTTGTTACGTGGAACTCGATTTTGGCAGCGTATGCTTCGTGTGGGGATTCTGATTTGGAAAATGTAGAAGAGGGGTTTCATCTTTTTAGGCTTTTGCTTAGAGCAAATGATGTTTCTTTGACGAAGATGACTTTTGCACCCGTTTTGAAGTTGTGTTTGATGTCGAGTTATGTTTGGGCTTCGGAATGTGTTCATGGGTGTTCTGTGAAAGTTGGGTTGGAATCGGAGGTGTTTGTTTCCGGAGCTCTTGTTAACATTTATATCAAGTTTGGGAAAGCGAAAGAAGCGCGGTTGATGTTTGATCACATGGCGGAATGTGATCGGGACGTTGTGTTATGGAACGTGATGCTGAAAGCCTATGTGAAAATGGGATTTCAAGAGGAAGCGTTCCGTTTTTTGTCAGAGTTTCATCGGAGTGAGGTTGTATGTCCTGATATTGGCACCTTGCAGTGTGTTCTTAACGGGTTTCCTGAGAATAATGACACAAATAGGAAGTATAAGGAGCAGGTGCAAGCGTATGCCGTTAAGTTATCTTGGACCGATGATGAAATTTCAAAGGCGGTATCGTGGAACAAAATCATGTCCCAACATTACCAGTTTGGTGACTATCGGTCCGCTATCAAGTGCTTTCTAGACATGAATAAATCAAACGTAAAGCAAGATGACGTTACATTCATCGTGTGTCTTGCTACTATAGTGCCACTTGGCGATCTAAGATTGGGTGAACAGATTCATGCGATGACAGTGAAGTCAGGTTTTGAAACCAATGTTAACGTGTCAAATAGTCTTATTAACATGTATTCAAAGATGGGTTGCTTAGCGTCATCAAGCGGAGTATTCTTTAAAATGGATGAAACCGATGTTGTTTCATGGAACTCGATGATAAACAGTTACGTTCAAAGCGGTTTGATGGAAGAATCGTTTAACTTGTATATGGATATGTTACACAAGGGATTAAAGCCCGATCATTTCACATTAGCAAGCGTGTTAAGATCATGTTCTTCGCTTTCTCGAGGGTTACACTTATATCTAACCGAACAAATACACACTCAGGCTATGAAGAATGGACTCGATGGTGACACATTTGTTTCCACAACGCTTGTTGATTCTTATTCTAGAAACGGAAAAACGGAACAAGCAGAGTCCCTTTTTCGTGATAAAGACGGGTTTGATTTGGGATCATGGAACGCGATGATGTTTGGATATATAAACAGTGGCGATGTCCGTAAAGCATGGGAGCTCTTTACTCTGATGCACAAAAACGGAGAGAAAGCGGATGAGATAACGTTAGCAACCATGGCTAAAGCGTGCGCGTTTCTCGTAAGTTTAAAACTCGGTAAACAAATTCATGGTTATGCGTTTAAACTCGGGGTCGATCAAGATTTATATCTTAGTAGCAGCCTTCTTGATATGTACATAAAATGTGGAGACATGGAGGATGCCCACATATTGTTTGATGAAATCGCGTCTCCGGATGAGGTTTCATGGACTTCTATGATCTCGGGATGCGTAGAAAACGGAGATGAAAACCGCGCTCTTGTAGTATACCATAAAATGACGCGATCGGGCGTGTTTCCCGATGAGTTTACTTTCGCTACGTTAATCAAAGCATGCTCTTACTCAACTGCATTAGAACAAGGAAGACAGATTCATGCTAATGCAATCAAGTCAAACTGTGGTGTTGATGCTTACGTCAGCACGTCACTTATCGACTTTTATGCCAAGTGTGGCAACATAGAAGAGTCATATCGGTTATTTAAACGAACCCGTGTCGACAATATTGTTATATGGAATGCTATGCTAGTAGGATTAGCTCAATACGGACATGGAAAAGAAgctctcgatcttttcaatgatTTGAAATCGAATCCCGATTTGTCACCTGATCGCGTCACGTTTATCGGAGTGCTTTCGGCTTGTAGCCACTCGGGTTTAGTTTCCGACGCGTATAAGTTTTTTGACTCGATGGTTAAAGATTACGGTATCAAACCGGAAATCGAGCATTACTCGTGTCTTGTCGATGCTTTAGGTCGAGGTGGACGCGTAAAAGAGGCTGAAAATTTAATTACAACAATGCCATTTGAAGCCTCCAGTTCAATGTACCGAGCCTTGCTCGGTGCTTGCAGGGTTCAAGGCGATATGGAAACCGGAAAACGCGTTGCAACGAAGCTTCTTGAACTCGACCCGTTCGATTCTTCGGCTTATGTGCTTTTATCGAACATTTACGCTGCTTCAAATCAATGGAGTAAAGTAGCCGATGCGCGGAAAACAATGACCAGCAAGAACGTTAAAAAAGACCCGGGGTTCAGTTGGATTAACGTAAAAAGTAAAGATCATGTGTTTGTTGTCGATGATCGATCACACCCACAATCTGAAAAAATATACAACAAGATTGAAGATATGATGAAACTGATAAAAGAAGATGGATATGTTCCTGATACAGATTATGTGTTGTTAGatgttgaagaagaagaaaaagtaaGGTCTTTATATTATCATAGTGAGAAGCTTGCTATCGCGTTCGGGTTGTTAAGTACACCTTCGTTTACAACGTTGCGGGTTATAAAAAACCTTCGGGTTTGTGGCGACTGTCATAACGCGATCAAACATATATCTAAAGTTTGTGAAAGAGAAATCGTGCTGCGTGATGCTAATCGGTTTCATCGGTTCAGTAATGGGGTCTGCTCTTGTGGTGATTACTGGTGA